From the Streptococcus sanguinis genome, the window TGCTGCGGAAAAACTCCCTGCCGTAGAGACTGTAGATAAGCAACCAGGCTTCAATACTAATTTGGCAGAAGCCAAGGGAGACAAAAATGGAGTTTGGGAAGTCCGAGAGCAAGGACTTTATAGTGATGCCAGAGGCAAAGGTGATAGTTTCCTTTACTCTCAAAGTCAGGGCAAGGATTTTGTTTACTCAACGGATGTAACTTTCCTCAGTAAGGAAGGGGCGGCAGCCCTCATTTTCCGCAGTAATAATAATCCAGATGACAAGAGCAGCTATGCAGTTAATATTGATGGTGGCAGCAACAATGTGAAGTTTTGGCGTTGGCAAGGCGGGCGTGATTATCAGTTTATCAATGAAAAGCATATCGAGCCAACGGATGATAATAAATATCGGCTCAAGGTCGTTTCAATTGGCTCTTGGGTATCCTACTATGTCAATGATATTCTAGTGGCCAGCTCAGGAGATTACACGCTTCAGAGAGATGATAAGGGGCAGAATACTTATCTGTCAGAAGGTTATTTTGGCTTACTAAACTGGAATAGCGAGCTGCTTTTTCAAAACACCTTTTACAAAGAAATCACTCCTCAGTCTAATCCCGAGTTGGAGGATATAAGGGTGACTTCTTCGGTTGGGAAAGTGGAGCAGAAAGGTCAGTTTAGTGCCCCTATTACTATCCAGTATGTCAAACATGATGCTGAGAATGTAGACTTGACTGTCGTAGCGAAAAATCCTGCTGCCAAGGTAAGCGTGACCGATGCTGCAGGTAGGGTTTATAGTGATTTGAAGAATATTCCGCTGGTAGTGGGGGCAAACTATCTGACTGTGACCAGCACTGTGACGGATGCGGATGGGCAGGAGGTCAGCCTGACTTACCGGCTCAATGTCCATCGTCGGCAGGCAGATGAGGTATACTACAATGAGCTCTATCGCGGTCAGTATCATTATTCGGTCAAGGACGGTTGGGCCAATGATCCCAACGGGCTGGTTTATTATAAGGGAGTCTATCATTTCTTCTATCAGTTTTATGACGATACCAAATGGGGGCCTATGCACTGGGGTCATGCGACCAGCAAGGATTTGATTCATTGGGAAGAACAGCCGATTGCCTTTTATCCGGATGCTAATGGGGCTATGTTCTCAGGCTCTATCGTAGCAGATACTACCAATTCCTCTGGTTTATTTGAAAATGACCAGGGCGGTTTAGTCGCACTGATTACTGCCGACGGAAACGGTCAGCGCATCAAGCTGGCCTACAGTAAAGATGAGGGCCGGACTTGGACGAAGCTTGATCAAATTGCAGCTGACTGGACGGACGATCCACTGCAATCTCAGGATTTTCGTGATCCCAAGGTCTTCCGTTGGGAGGGTAAATGGTTTATGGTCGTCGCAGGCGGACCGCTGAGAATTTATTCCTCTGATAATCTGCGTAATTGGAAGGTGGAGTCAACTTATGTGGATCTCCATACGGAGTGTCCAGATCTCTATCCTTTACTGGCAGACGATGGTAGCCTTAAGTGGGTCCTGTCTCGTGGCGGTCGCTCCTATAAGGTCGGTGATTTTAGACAGGTGGAGGGCAAGTGGACCTTCGTCCCAGATGCTGAGTTTGCTCAGGCTGATCAGGTTATGAACTTTGGTAAAGACTCTTATGCAGCCATGACTTACTACGTTCAGGACTTTGGCAGCAAGGCTAATCCAACCCTACCTGACATTATCGAGTCTAACTGGATGAATACCTGGGAAGACTACTGTAATCTGGTAGCCGATACCGTCGGTCAGAAGTTCAACGGAACCTTCAATCTTAACCTCAAACTAGGCATTATCAAGCAAGACGGCAGCTATCGGCTGACTCAGACGCCAATAGCAGCCTATCAGTCTCTGCGTCAGGAAGACAAGGCTGTGTTATATAAAGACGTGGAAGTTAGTGAGAAGAATGAGCTGTTGAAAGATTTTTCCGGTGATCAGTATGAAATTGTCTCTACTTTCCGGCCGAGTGAAACGACCAAGAAAGTCGGTTTTAACCTGCGGGTTGGAGATGGAGAAGTGACTAGAGTTATCTATGATTTAGAAAAGGAAACTCTTTCTATTGACCGCAGTCAGTCTGGGATTCTTCTCAGTAATAAATTTGCTCAGGTGGATAGTCAGTCCGTCAAACGCAATGCGGATGGCAGCATAGATCTGCATCTCTATGTAGATCGCTCCAGCCTAGAAGTCTTTGCCAAAGGATATACTGTGGCGGGTGCCAATCAGATATTCCCTGCGCCAAATAGCCTTGCGGCTAGTGTTTTTGTAAAAGGTGGTGCTGCTAAGGCTGACATTGCTCTTTATCCGCTGAAGGGCATCTGGAAAGACAAACAGGCAGTGACCAAACCACTGGAACTAGTGCAGGCTTCTCCTGTAACAAATAATATTTATGTCGGCGATACCTTGGATTTGAAGGCATATGTCATGCCAGCAAGTGTCTCTCAAGCGATCAGCTGGAATGTGGATCAGCCAGACCTGGTCTTTGTCACGGAAGATGGCAACAAGCTGCGAGTGACTGCTCTGCAAAGGGGTGTGGTCAAGGTAACGGCGACCTCTAAGGAAAATCCAAGCCTTTCCAAGGCCTTCACCATCAATATCAGCCGCAATGACTTTAAGACCAATGTTCCAGACTTAAAAGCTGTCTCTGGTAAGTGGTATGTCGACGGTGAAAGCCTCTATAATCAGAATACCAGCGCCAATGATTATTATATGGGAGGTCAGAAGATTCCTTTCTCTGAGTATAACTTGGATGTGGATCTCAAGTATCAAAAAGGCTTGATTAACATTTTCTATGCGTCTGAAAATGTTGATCCTCGCAATGCTTATTCTATTCAATTTGGCGATAATGATAAGATTCGATTTTACCACTTTATGGGAGAGACGATTGCAGAAAGTAGCATGAATGGCAAGCATCTTAATGACGGCCAGTTCCACCATGTTAAGCTAGTGAAAACTAAAAATGGTGTCAGTGTATCTGTGGACGGTGTAGAATACCTGAACCACCAATTTGATACGGTTGAGCCTTATTATAATGATGCCTACGTCGGTCTAGGACTCTGGGATGGAGACTTGGAAGCGCGCAATTTCTTTGTGACCAATCTTCATGCCCCAGCAGTTAATAAGGCTTCTCTGCAGAAAGTGGTAGACAGTACGGTTAGTCTAGATCCAAGCCTCTACACAGATGAGACAGTTCAGGCTTACCAGTCAGCCTTGGCTCGAGCCCAGTCTCTCTTGGCAGATGAAAAAGCGGAGCAGGCAGATTTAGATAGAGCAGAGCAAGATCTGAAGACAGCTCTTGCTGCTCTGGCTGTAAAACCAAGTCATCAGGTCACTCCGGAAGAGGGGATAAAGGACCTAGTGGAAGAAAAACCTTTCTTAGAAGTCGTAATGGAAGAGATTGCATATCAGACTCAAGAACAGGAAAATCCAGAACTGGAAAGAGGGCAGCGGCGGATACTTGTAGCCGGCCAAAAAGGTCAAAAACGAGTCTTTGTAGAAGTCTTGAAGGGTCAGCGAACCATCCTCGGTCAGGAAGTGCTCTCTCTAGCAGTTGACGAACTAGTAGAAGTTGGCAGCAAGGTGGTGGCTGAAAGTGCTAAACAGCCTTTGACAAGGACCCAGCCTCAAGCTCTAAAGCAAGGTGAGGAAGAGAAAGTTATTCCGTCGCCAAGATTGCAGCCAGCTCCCGACTCAGCTCTGCCTAAGACTGGCACTCAAGAAGATAAGTTTCTGCCTCTGGTTGGTTTAGCTTTTCTGGGAATGGGGCTTCTAGCTGGAAGAAAGAAACAAGAAGACTAAGGTGCTAAGCAATGGTTATTGGCATATAAAAAGGATGGGTGTTTTCCCATCCTTTTTTGATATAATTACGGCTTGTGAAGTGATTCGTTTTTGGCTGAGCTTGCTCCAGTATCTGGCAAGAATTCCGATACATCCATCTGTTTGTTTTTAATCCTCTATCTGAACTTGCATCCGGATGAACATATCGCGGTGCTGTTCCTGGAGTTGTGGTTGTTCATGAATGACCTCGCAGATATAATCGCCCACAGGAGTATATCCAGCTTGGATAAGAGCCTGGTAAAAATGCGGCAGAGCTTTAAGTTCATCTGCAAAGGAAGAGCAGTAAGCAACAGCATAATTTCCTGCCGGCAGCAATATTCGATTTAAGTGAGGGAGTTCATTGGGAGTATGATGGAAGAGACAGAGTTGCTTGGAAATCCATCTTTCTTTTTGGAAATCTTCTTGTTTCATAATGGAACCAACACGGCTGAAATGGGTGAAAAAAGGACTGTAACGCAGGATTTCTTGCTTGAAGCAGCGGAGAGCAAGTTCGTATTCTTCACTTTTCATTTGATAAATATTTTGATCAATTTCAAAAGTAAGCAGCTGACGCTCAGGAAAAGTTAGGATCTCCAGTTCTTGCTCGCTCTGTTTTTCGCCATAGATACGGGCACCAGACCGAAAGATTTCGATTTCTTGGATTTGTTTTTCTAAATTCTCTTTTTCCTCTAGAAGGCGCTGATAGCGTTCCTCGATAAGCTGATGCAGTTGAAAGTGATCCTTGTCAGATAGGATTTCTTTGATGTCTTCTAAGGAAAAATTCAGTTGACGCAGGTACTGAATGGAGTCAACCAGAGAAGATTGATTGATGTGGTAGTAGCGATAGTTGGTTTCTGGATCGACTTTATAGGGTTTTAAAAGACCGATTTGGTCATAGAATCGTAGAGTTTGGATGGAAATCTGATTTATTTGGGAAAATTCTCCGATACGCAAAATTTTTTTCATTTTTTAAAACCCTCTATTGACTCTCTAGTTGCTAGAGATATTATACTATAATTGTGAAAATAATAACAATTAATGGAGGGTTTGCCATGAGAAATACAAAAATTCGTGCTGTCCAATATGGCTGCGGCAAGATGTCTAAAGTGATTTTCAAGTACCTACTGGATCACGGTGTAGAAATCGTCGGAGCTATTGATAACAATCCAGCTGTTGTAGGGCAAGATGTCGGTGACTTTGCAGAGCTAGGCTATAAGACTGGTGTCCTGATTTCTGATAAGGCTGACAGTGTGTTTGACCAGTGTGACGCAGACATTGCCATTGTCACCATTGCTTCCTATATGCCGGAAATGTATGATTTTTTTGAAACAGCTATCAAGCATGGAGTTAATATCATCACGACCTGTGAGGAAGCCATCTACCCTTGGACGACGTCGCCATCCGAAACAAACCGCTTGGACAAGCTGGCTAAAAAATATGGTGTCACTGTAATGGGCTCAGGCATGCAGGATATTTACTGGATTAATATGCCTTGCTTGGCTATGTCTGGCCTTAATCGCATTCAAAAGGTGAAAGGGATTGCCAGCTATAATGTGGAAGATTATGGTCTGGCTTTGGCAGAAGCGCATGGTGCTGGTTACGATTCAGAGCGATTTGAAAAGGAAATTGCCAGTGCTGAGAGTCTGCCGTCCTATATGTGGAATGCTGCTGAAGCTATTTGCTCTAAGATGAACTGGACCATTCAGGATATTTCACAAAAAAGTGTTCCTTACATTTTGGATGAAGATGTTTATTCTGAAACGCTGGGTCGCACAGTTCCGGCGGGGCAAGTAACGGGTATGTCAGCTGTGACAACCATTCATACCCATCAGGGAATTGAGTTGGAAGTAGAGTGTATTGGCAAGGTCTATCGGGAAAATGACGGAGATATGTGTGATTGGGAAATTACTGGTGAGCCAAATCTAGCCTTTTCAGTCAGCAAGCCTGATACCGTAGCCTTGACCTGTGCCACTATCGTCAATCGAATCCCTTCTGTGCTAGATGCACCGGCAGGTTATGTGACCTCTGAGTTGGCGCGTGACTTGGCCTATCCGACCTATCCGCTTCATACCTATGTGGAAAAATAGCAGAGCTTATAACTAAAAATACACCTCCCGCATCAAGTGGGAGGTGTGTTTTTAAGTATTAGTCTTCCTTTTTCTTTAAAAGTAAGAGTCCAGCTGCTCCTGCGATTAGGATTCCAGCTAGAGTAAAGCTAGCAGTTTTTTCTTGACTGCCGGTCTGCGGAAGGGTCTGGCTCTTGTAGGTCAGGACTACCGTTTGAGCTGGTGGATTCACTGTAGCAGGCTTCCAGTCAAGGACTGTCTGGCTTGGCGCTTGATAGGTTGGGTCAGGTGTCGCAGGACTTGGGAGGTCTGTCAGTTCAGCCAACTGGCTGCCAAAGATAGCGTTGGAGATCCAGCGGTAGAAGTGAACAGGGTGAAGCCGATTGGTCGGATTGCCAGCATAGACAAAGAGAGGCTGTTCTTTATAAGTGCCGGCAATAGCTACGACTTTGTTGGCCAGTTGTT encodes:
- a CDS encoding NAD(P)H-dependent amine dehydrogenase family protein is translated as MRNTKIRAVQYGCGKMSKVIFKYLLDHGVEIVGAIDNNPAVVGQDVGDFAELGYKTGVLISDKADSVFDQCDADIAIVTIASYMPEMYDFFETAIKHGVNIITTCEEAIYPWTTSPSETNRLDKLAKKYGVTVMGSGMQDIYWINMPCLAMSGLNRIQKVKGIASYNVEDYGLALAEAHGAGYDSERFEKEIASAESLPSYMWNAAEAICSKMNWTIQDISQKSVPYILDEDVYSETLGRTVPAGQVTGMSAVTTIHTHQGIELEVECIGKVYRENDGDMCDWEITGEPNLAFSVSKPDTVALTCATIVNRIPSVLDAPAGYVTSELARDLAYPTYPLHTYVEK
- a CDS encoding GH32 C-terminal domain-containing protein, which encodes MKNHQEKVCKNWFMRKSGKRWVFGCALLAFGAFLLDGGGVVYADEGKANPAPAQVLQADSSAVSKPESGQIAASTRNADKTENLVAGETAATEASSQDAAVESANQKADKEEQVTANAKEIKQEEDEQPAAKEVAAEKLPAVETVDKQPGFNTNLAEAKGDKNGVWEVREQGLYSDARGKGDSFLYSQSQGKDFVYSTDVTFLSKEGAAALIFRSNNNPDDKSSYAVNIDGGSNNVKFWRWQGGRDYQFINEKHIEPTDDNKYRLKVVSIGSWVSYYVNDILVASSGDYTLQRDDKGQNTYLSEGYFGLLNWNSELLFQNTFYKEITPQSNPELEDIRVTSSVGKVEQKGQFSAPITIQYVKHDAENVDLTVVAKNPAAKVSVTDAAGRVYSDLKNIPLVVGANYLTVTSTVTDADGQEVSLTYRLNVHRRQADEVYYNELYRGQYHYSVKDGWANDPNGLVYYKGVYHFFYQFYDDTKWGPMHWGHATSKDLIHWEEQPIAFYPDANGAMFSGSIVADTTNSSGLFENDQGGLVALITADGNGQRIKLAYSKDEGRTWTKLDQIAADWTDDPLQSQDFRDPKVFRWEGKWFMVVAGGPLRIYSSDNLRNWKVESTYVDLHTECPDLYPLLADDGSLKWVLSRGGRSYKVGDFRQVEGKWTFVPDAEFAQADQVMNFGKDSYAAMTYYVQDFGSKANPTLPDIIESNWMNTWEDYCNLVADTVGQKFNGTFNLNLKLGIIKQDGSYRLTQTPIAAYQSLRQEDKAVLYKDVEVSEKNELLKDFSGDQYEIVSTFRPSETTKKVGFNLRVGDGEVTRVIYDLEKETLSIDRSQSGILLSNKFAQVDSQSVKRNADGSIDLHLYVDRSSLEVFAKGYTVAGANQIFPAPNSLAASVFVKGGAAKADIALYPLKGIWKDKQAVTKPLELVQASPVTNNIYVGDTLDLKAYVMPASVSQAISWNVDQPDLVFVTEDGNKLRVTALQRGVVKVTATSKENPSLSKAFTINISRNDFKTNVPDLKAVSGKWYVDGESLYNQNTSANDYYMGGQKIPFSEYNLDVDLKYQKGLINIFYASENVDPRNAYSIQFGDNDKIRFYHFMGETIAESSMNGKHLNDGQFHHVKLVKTKNGVSVSVDGVEYLNHQFDTVEPYYNDAYVGLGLWDGDLEARNFFVTNLHAPAVNKASLQKVVDSTVSLDPSLYTDETVQAYQSALARAQSLLADEKAEQADLDRAEQDLKTALAALAVKPSHQVTPEEGIKDLVEEKPFLEVVMEEIAYQTQEQENPELERGQRRILVAGQKGQKRVFVEVLKGQRTILGQEVLSLAVDELVEVGSKVVAESAKQPLTRTQPQALKQGEEEKVIPSPRLQPAPDSALPKTGTQEDKFLPLVGLAFLGMGLLAGRKKQED
- a CDS encoding MerR family transcriptional regulator, translating into MKKILRIGEFSQINQISIQTLRFYDQIGLLKPYKVDPETNYRYYHINQSSLVDSIQYLRQLNFSLEDIKEILSDKDHFQLHQLIEERYQRLLEEKENLEKQIQEIEIFRSGARIYGEKQSEQELEILTFPERQLLTFEIDQNIYQMKSEEYELALRCFKQEILRYSPFFTHFSRVGSIMKQEDFQKERWISKQLCLFHHTPNELPHLNRILLPAGNYAVAYCSSFADELKALPHFYQALIQAGYTPVGDYICEVIHEQPQLQEQHRDMFIRMQVQIED